A single genomic interval of Peribacillus sp. FSL H8-0477 harbors:
- the menD gene encoding 2-succinyl-5-enolpyruvyl-6-hydroxy-3-cyclohexene-1-carboxylic-acid synthase: MNEQDSLTAYAASFIDELARNQVKHAVISPGSRSTPLALLFAEHPDITIHINVDERSAGFFALGLAKALQEPVAMLCTSGTATANFYPAIVEAFYARVPLIVLTADRPHELRDVGAPQTIDQMQMYGKHVKWFAEMAIPENTDVMIRYARTISARAAATAVKQPSGPVHVNFPLREPLVPAMKDVQTYRGQREATVQVEAGELSLSLKQMDNLANILSQSKAALIVCGELQTTESREAILQLADKWNVPILADPLSQLRSGQSAVNIIDCYDTILRDERACAALSPDLILRFGAMPVSKPLLLYMKKQRQAVHMVVDGGGGWREPAGLATNMIQSEEAVFCHGMTARLPEVQDSIWLSQWITINHAAKQALSSIRDGAELDEGKLFSLLSDLMPEDSHLFVGNSMPIRDLDTFFFTNNKSIRTYANRGANGIDGVVSTALGVSTVKENTVLVIGDLSFFHDMNGLLAAKLQKQNLTILLVNNDGGGIFSFLPQSSEKDYFEVLFGTPHGLDFELAVKLYGGKYHKVQNWDDFQENFTKSFTVPGLKVIEVPTNREENVLKHRDLWNYVSREMNVVLDKEKS, translated from the coding sequence ATGAATGAGCAAGATTCATTAACCGCATATGCAGCTTCATTTATTGATGAACTAGCTCGGAATCAGGTTAAACATGCCGTGATAAGTCCAGGTTCGAGATCAACTCCCCTGGCTCTTTTGTTTGCAGAGCACCCTGACATTACCATTCATATTAATGTTGATGAACGTTCAGCAGGTTTTTTTGCGCTTGGCTTAGCCAAAGCGTTACAAGAACCTGTTGCTATGTTATGTACATCTGGTACAGCTACAGCCAATTTTTATCCGGCTATAGTAGAAGCTTTTTATGCGAGAGTACCTCTCATCGTTCTCACGGCTGATCGGCCGCATGAGCTTCGTGATGTAGGTGCTCCGCAAACCATTGATCAGATGCAGATGTATGGTAAGCATGTTAAGTGGTTTGCTGAAATGGCTATTCCAGAAAATACAGATGTGATGATCCGCTATGCCCGCACCATATCTGCAAGAGCTGCGGCTACAGCCGTTAAACAACCAAGCGGACCAGTACACGTTAACTTCCCTCTTAGAGAGCCGCTCGTGCCTGCTATGAAGGATGTACAAACTTACAGAGGCCAAAGAGAAGCAACTGTACAAGTGGAAGCCGGTGAATTATCCCTTTCGCTTAAGCAAATGGATAATCTAGCAAACATACTTAGCCAGTCAAAGGCGGCTTTGATTGTCTGTGGAGAGCTGCAAACCACTGAAAGCAGAGAAGCCATTCTCCAATTAGCTGATAAATGGAATGTACCGATTCTTGCAGATCCGCTGTCACAACTTCGGAGCGGACAAAGCGCTGTGAATATTATTGATTGCTATGATACCATTTTGCGGGATGAACGAGCGTGTGCGGCCCTCAGTCCGGATCTTATTTTAAGATTCGGTGCGATGCCAGTTTCAAAGCCGCTTTTACTATATATGAAAAAGCAGCGTCAAGCTGTTCATATGGTCGTTGATGGCGGCGGAGGATGGAGAGAACCTGCAGGTCTTGCTACAAATATGATTCAGTCAGAAGAAGCTGTATTTTGTCATGGGATGACTGCAAGACTGCCAGAAGTCCAAGATTCAATCTGGCTGTCTCAATGGATAACTATTAATCATGCAGCTAAGCAGGCTTTAAGCAGTATTCGAGATGGAGCTGAGCTGGATGAGGGGAAACTATTTTCTCTTTTAAGTGATTTAATGCCTGAAGACTCTCATTTATTCGTCGGAAATAGTATGCCTATTAGAGATTTGGATACATTCTTCTTTACGAATAATAAGTCGATTCGTACGTATGCCAACCGCGGTGCCAATGGAATTGATGGAGTTGTCTCAACGGCTCTTGGTGTAAGCACTGTGAAGGAAAATACGGTACTAGTTATTGGAGATTTAAGCTTTTTCCATGACATGAATGGGCTGCTAGCAGCTAAATTGCAAAAGCAGAACCTAACCATACTGCTTGTTAATAATGATGGTGGTGGAATTTTCTCCTTTTTACCTCAATCGTCTGAAAAAGATTATTTCGAAGTCCTATTTGGTACTCCTCATGGTCTTGACTTTGAACTTGCCGTAAAGCTTTACGGAGGTAAGTACCATAAAGTACAGAATTGGGACGATTTCCAAGAGAATTTCACAAAATCCTTTACTGTTCCCGGTTTAAAGGTCATTGAAGTCCCGACAAATAGAGAAGAAAATGTCTTAAAACATCGAGATTTATGGAATTATGTTTCCCGGGAAATGAATGTTGTACTAGATAAGGAAAAATCATGA